GCGTGCCCTACCTGGTGATGGAGTACGTCAAGGGCCAGACCCTGCGCGACATCATCAAGGCCAACGGCCCCCTGAGCCAGCGCGACACCGAACAGGTGATGCTCGGCGTCCTGAACGCGCTTGACTATTCGCACCGCATGGGCATCATCCACCGCGACATCAAGCCCGGCAACATCATGATCAGCGAGCAGGGCATCGTCAAGGTGATGGACTTCGGCATCGCCCGCGCGCTCGACGATTCCGTGGCCACCATGACCCAGTCTCAGGGCGTGGTCGGCACCGCGCAATACCTCTCCCCGGAGCAGGCCCGCGGCGAGACCGTCGACATGCGCAGCGACCTCTATTCCGCCGGCTGCGTGCTCTATGAGATGCTCACCGGCCGCGCGCCCTTCACCGGCGACTCCGCCGTGGCGATCGCCTACCAGCACGTCTCCGAGGTGGCGACCCCGCCGAGCACCATCGTGCCGGGCCTGCCCAAGATGTGGGACCAGATCTGCGGCAAGGCGATGGCCAAGGACCGCCAGAACCGTTACGCCACGGCGGCCGAGTTCCGCAACGACATCCTCACCTTCATGAACGGCGGCATCCCCGTCGCGGCGGCGTTCAACCCGCTCACCGACCTCGCCAACATGAAGGAGCGCAAGGAGGCCGAGCAGACCGCCGCCACAGAGGCCATGAACCCCATCGAAACGACGGCGACGCAGGCCTTCGACCCGCTGACCGGCACCTACCAGCAGGCCGAGCAGGGTGCGGGCACGGCGCTCAAGACCCGTACCGAGCGCGCGGCCGAGGAAAAGAAGCGCAAGAAGAAGAAAATCATCATCGCCTCGGTGGTCGGCGGCATCGTCGCCATCCTCGCGATCGCGGGCATCGTCTTCGGCATCACGCACATGCGCAAGCCGCAGACCGTCACCGTGCCGACCTTCACGTCGTCCACCACGGAGGCTCGCGCGCGCGAGAAGCTCACCGACGTGGGCCTGAAGATGAAGGTGGAGAAAGACACCAATTCCAGCGAACCGAAGGGCACGTTCACGCGCCAGACGCCGAAGGGCGGCGCGAAGGCCGTCAAGGGCTCGACGGTGATCGTCTGGTTCTCCGCGGGGCCCGAGGCCAAGCAGGTGCCCAACGTGAAGGGCAAGACGCAGGCCCAGGCCAAAGACATCCTTGAGGACGCAGGGTTCAAGGTATCGCCAAGCACGCAGACCGAGGACAGCCCTGATGTGGCCAAGGACCATGTCACGCGCACCGATCCGCCCGCCGGTTCAGCCACCGACAAGGGCACCACGCTGATGCTCTACGTCTCGTCCGGCATGACCAAGGTGCCCGACGTCACCGGCCAGCCGAAGGACCAGGCCGTCAAGACGCTCAGCGACAGCGGGCTTTCCGTCGTCGTCGAGTCGGAATACGCGGATGCGCCAAGAGACACGGTCACACGCACGGACCCGGGCGCCGGCTCGTCGGTCGGTCAGCGCTCGTCCGTCACCCTCTACATCTCGCGCGGCAAGGAGCAGGTGCAGGTGCCCAACATCGACAGCAGCATGACGATTGGCGAGGCCCGCGCGCTTCTGGAGGCCGCCGGCTTCCAGGTCAATGTCGTCGGCTCCAGCACCAGCGATTCCACGGTCTCCTCGATGAGCCCCGGGCCTGGCCAGCAGGTCGACAAGGGCAGCACCATCACCCTGACCGGCAAGGCCCCGGCTTCCAGCTCGGAATCCGGCGGCCACACCCCGAGTCCCGGCACGCAATCCAACTAGCGCAAGCTGGTTGGGTGGTGTTTGGTATCGCATAACGCTGCTTAGTCCCTGACGCTAAGCAGCACCAAACCAGCCAGACACCTCAACAAAGAAAGGCTCCGAGGCAGCGCATCCCGCTCCCCGGAGCCTTTCTCATATCTTCTCCATCGCTCGCCACCAGTCAGCGATAGGAATTGGTATGCCATGTACATTTCCTATTGCTGACGAGCCGTCATCGATAGAAAATGCGATTCAGTGGACGTTTCCCATCGCTTAACGGTGGAACCACCGGACGCGAATCGCGCAAAGTCGGCCTTTCTGGCGCCTATCGCCATCGTCCACCAGCGGCAGAAACTTACGAAACTATCCAGGAAAGTTTCAGTTATAACCGCAACTTTTAGCAATTTCCCCAATAGTTTCGGTTATAACCGCAACTTTTTCTAAATTCTGGTATAGTTACGGTTATAATCGCAGCTAAGGAACCCATATGATTAATCGACCAACGTATCTTGAACAAATCAAGCCATATATCGGCAAACACATCATCAAAGTCCTTATCGGCGCGCGCCGAACCGGAAAATCAACACTTCTGAAATTGCTCAAGGAACATCTCGCCAGCCAAGGCGCATCCATGGAAAACACCCTCCATTTAAGTTTCGATTCCAACGAGCTTGCGGCTATCCAGACCGGCGAAGACCTCGCCAAATACGTGAGCGACAACGTCGATTCCTCAAAACCGATTCGTCTTTTCCTGGACGAGATTCAGGAAGTCGACGGCTGGGAGCGCGCCTTACGCTCATTTCTCGTCGATTATGACGCCGACATCTACATCACCGGATCCAATGCGCATGTGCTTTCCAGCGATCTCGCGACATTCATCACGGGCCGATACGTGACCATCGAAGTGTTCCCACTCTCTTTCAAGGAGTTCATGCCGGCGTACCTCAACAGCAATTCCGGCGCCACTTCGCAGCAGGCCTTCCGCGCGTTCGCCATCCAAGGTGGGTTCCCCTTCCAACAGGAGCTCGATTTCAACCAAGACGCCTCGCTTCACTATCTCGAGGATCTTTTCTCGACGATCCTGCTCAAGGATGTGGTGCAGCGAAACAGCATCCGTGACGTGGACGCGCTCGAACGCATCGTCAGATATGCGATTGCCGAGGAGGGCCATCTGCTCACCACGAAGAACATCTCGGACTACTTCAGAAGCGAGCGTCGCAAAGTCACGGCGGAGACGACCAGCAATTATCTGAACGCCGCCGAGAAGGCGTATATGCTCTACAAGGTCAGTCGCGAGGACGCCGTCGGCAAGAAGATGCTGGCGTTCAATGAGAAGTATTATGTGGTCGACCAGGGGCTGCGTCAAGCGCTTGGCATGAATAACGTCGCCAACATCGACCAGGTGTTGGAAGGCATCGTATGCATCGAGTTGCTGAGGCGTGGCTACAAAGTTACCGTGGGCAAAGTCGAAAATGCCGAAGTCGATTTCATCGCCCGGAAAGGCGACAAAACGGAATACTACCAAGTCACTTATCTGGCGGCGGACGCACACACACGCGACCGCGAGTTCGGCGCCCTCGAGAAGATTCATGACAGCTACCCGAAGACCGTGCTGTCGCTGGACGAGTACCCATATAGCCGCAATGGAATCCAAGGCGCGAACCTGATCGACTGGCTGCTGAAGTGACTTCCCCACTGCCACCACACCCACGTTTTTTGACATCGATCGCGAGTGGCTGACGGGTAGGGAGCTAATTGCTATCACTCACCACCATTCAGCGATAGAAAATGGTATTTCATGTACGTTTTCTATCGCTGAACGCGGGGGGTGGAGACAGAGGGCAGAAATCAGGCGGAGGCTGTTGGGGCGCAGACCTTGGGGCTCAAGCCTTGGGAGCGGGCGACGGCGGACTGGTCGCCGCACATGGCCAGCCAGTTGGCGAAGATGCGGTAGCCAGCCACGCTCATCACCGATTCGGGGTGGAACTGCACCGCGACCAGCGGCAGTCGCGCATGGCGCACGGCCTGGATGGTGCCGTCGTCCTTGGAGCGCGCCGTCACCACGAGCTCGGCGGGCAGCGTCCGCGGGTCGACGGCGAGCGAATGGTAACGTGTGGCGGTCAACGGGTTCGGCACACCTTCGAAGAGTCCGTCTGCGTCGTGCTCCATCTCGCTGGTCTTGCCATGCATGATGTGCGGGGCATGGCCCACCGTGGCACCATAAACCTCCGCGAGCGCCTGCAGCCCGAGGCACACCCCCATCATCGGCTTGCCAGCTTTGGCGCACAGGCGAATCATATCCTCGCTATAGCCCGCGTCGGCCGGTGTGCCCGGCCCGGGAGAGATCAGCACGCCGTCGTAGTCGTCGAGCGACGCGCCATGGCCCTGGCCAGAGACGATGCCAGACTCGGGGGCTTTCGAGCTTGACCCTTCGCTGTTATCACTATCTTGCTGACTCGCGTTCGACGCACTTTCGCCCTTGCCGCAGGACGCACCAGACTTGGGGTCTTTCGCGGTTGAGCCGGCGTCGCCATTGTCGCTTTGGCGTCTCACATTCGACGCGCTTTCAGCATCGTGCTGCGTCTCACCAGAGGCCCCGTTGAGGATGTCGTGCAAGAGGTCGTCGTCATTGCGCACGACGCGGACCTGGGCGCCCAGCGTCTTGAGATAGCCGACGATCGTGTAGACGAATGAGTCGTAGTTGTCGACCACCAGAATGCGCGCGCCCGAGTCGCCACTCCCTTGCTCCGTCACCGAGTCATTCGCCGTTGCCATCAAATCCCACCTTCATTACGTAATCGAAATCCCCGCCGATCGGGCCAAGGCCATATCGCCCAGGAATCGGCTCTCACACCTTACGTTGTGGCTCATTCTAGCCGCACGGATTTCGTCGCAACGAAACCATTCCACAAGCCGAACAACGTCGCTCGCGGCCCGCTCGTACTCATGCAAACCAAACCAAATGCTGCTCAGGCGTGCGCCAAACTCCGCGAGGCGCTTACCACCTTGCCACTTGTGCTGTCACCGACACGTCAACGTATCTCGCAACCTCACGCCTGTTTAGCCGTGGAGACGCATCCGCACCCGGACACGTTTTCGCCGCAACCTCACGCCCGCGCAGCCGCGAAGCGACA
This Bifidobacterium sp. ESL0790 DNA region includes the following protein-coding sequences:
- the pknB gene encoding Stk1 family PASTA domain-containing Ser/Thr kinase, coding for MSTNMPAALANGRYQLGQLIGRGGMAEVHVAQDTRLGRVVAVKIMRSDLANDEIFLRRFRREAHSVAQMNNVNIVNIYDSGEEVITNDDGSTERVPYLVMEYVKGQTLRDIIKANGPLSQRDTEQVMLGVLNALDYSHRMGIIHRDIKPGNIMISEQGIVKVMDFGIARALDDSVATMTQSQGVVGTAQYLSPEQARGETVDMRSDLYSAGCVLYEMLTGRAPFTGDSAVAIAYQHVSEVATPPSTIVPGLPKMWDQICGKAMAKDRQNRYATAAEFRNDILTFMNGGIPVAAAFNPLTDLANMKERKEAEQTAATEAMNPIETTATQAFDPLTGTYQQAEQGAGTALKTRTERAAEEKKRKKKKIIIASVVGGIVAILAIAGIVFGITHMRKPQTVTVPTFTSSTTEARAREKLTDVGLKMKVEKDTNSSEPKGTFTRQTPKGGAKAVKGSTVIVWFSAGPEAKQVPNVKGKTQAQAKDILEDAGFKVSPSTQTEDSPDVAKDHVTRTDPPAGSATDKGTTLMLYVSSGMTKVPDVTGQPKDQAVKTLSDSGLSVVVESEYADAPRDTVTRTDPGAGSSVGQRSSVTLYISRGKEQVQVPNIDSSMTIGEARALLEAAGFQVNVVGSSTSDSTVSSMSPGPGQQVDKGSTITLTGKAPASSSESGGHTPSPGTQSN
- a CDS encoding ATP-binding protein, with amino-acid sequence MINRPTYLEQIKPYIGKHIIKVLIGARRTGKSTLLKLLKEHLASQGASMENTLHLSFDSNELAAIQTGEDLAKYVSDNVDSSKPIRLFLDEIQEVDGWERALRSFLVDYDADIYITGSNAHVLSSDLATFITGRYVTIEVFPLSFKEFMPAYLNSNSGATSQQAFRAFAIQGGFPFQQELDFNQDASLHYLEDLFSTILLKDVVQRNSIRDVDALERIVRYAIAEEGHLLTTKNISDYFRSERRKVTAETTSNYLNAAEKAYMLYKVSREDAVGKKMLAFNEKYYVVDQGLRQALGMNNVANIDQVLEGIVCIELLRRGYKVTVGKVENAEVDFIARKGDKTEYYQVTYLAADAHTRDREFGALEKIHDSYPKTVLSLDEYPYSRNGIQGANLIDWLLK